Proteins encoded by one window of Maliibacterium massiliense:
- a CDS encoding MptD family putative ECF transporter S component, translated as MSTANPNKLKIKDIITVVLLALINVVIFFASSVLYATPITIILMPVFFALLEGIVYFIIGTKVKKPGAILIYSIVRAIMGGYLPYIILFILSGAIAELLLWKMGYGNAKALTVSYVINQVLAAFGSTIIPYAIAAKAMADQMVTDGRQDAILAASQMLQSWVSVALVAGVIVAAFIGAMIGKRIVKKHLAA; from the coding sequence ATGAGTACTGCAAACCCCAATAAACTGAAAATCAAGGACATCATCACCGTTGTCCTGCTGGCTCTGATCAATGTGGTCATTTTCTTCGCCAGCTCCGTCCTGTACGCAACGCCCATTACCATCATTCTGATGCCGGTGTTTTTCGCCCTGCTGGAGGGCATCGTCTACTTCATCATCGGCACGAAGGTGAAAAAGCCCGGTGCGATCCTCATTTACAGTATCGTCCGTGCCATTATGGGCGGATACCTGCCGTACATCATCCTCTTTATTCTCTCCGGTGCCATTGCCGAGCTGCTGCTGTGGAAGATGGGCTACGGCAACGCGAAGGCGCTGACCGTCAGTTATGTCATCAATCAGGTGCTGGCCGCATTCGGCAGCACCATCATTCCCTACGCCATCGCAGCCAAGGCTATGGCGGATCAGATGGTCACCGATGGCCGTCAGGACGCCATCCTTGCCGCATCCCAGATGCTGCAGTCCTGGGTGTCCGTGGCGCTGGTGGCCGGTGTGATCGTGGCGGCCTTTATCGGCGCAATGATCGGCAAGCGGATCGTGAAAAAGCACCTTGCTGCGTAA